The sequence below is a genomic window from bacterium CG_4_10_14_0_2_um_filter_33_32.
CTTTGGGTAATATTTCACCCATTGATTATTTAATAAAAACTGTTCCGGAGTCTCAAATGTGCGTGACGCGTACAGAACATTGACAAAAGGTTAGATAAAATATATTATGTTACTAGAAAGCCGAGAGGCTTTTTAAAATTACTTAAAATTTCAAGATGAAAAAGATTATCAATTACCTTAAAGGCGCAAAAAGCGAATTAGAAAAAGTTACTTGGCCAACGCGTAAAGAAGCTGTTAGGTTAACTTTTGTTGTAATTGGTTTATCCTTTGTGTTCGCAGCATTTATTGGCGCTTTAGATCTATTATTTTCTTCTCTTATTCAAAGGGTTATAGGCCAATAAATTTTTAATCCCAATGCTCAAATAAAGAAGATTCCAAGGTTTTAGGAGGAATAAATGGCAAGACAAATAGAAACAGGCGAGAGACAATGGTATGTAATTCATACAAATTCTGGTTATGAGGATAAAGTAGCTGAAAATTTAAACCAAAGAATAGAAGCCTATGATATGCAGGATAAAATTTTTAGTGTTATAGTTCCTAAAGAAAAAAGGATTGAAATTAAGAACGGAAAAAGAAGGACAGTTGAAAAAAGGATATTCCCGGGTTATGTATTAGTTGAAATGATTGTAACCGATGATTCATGGTATGTTGTAAGAAATACACCTAATGTTACCGGGTTTGTAGGATCAGGAACTAATCCAATTCCTATATCTGATAGTGAATTAAGGATAATTCAGAAAAGAATAGGGACTGAGGAGCCAAAATATAAGATTAATGTCAATCCAGGTGATGCTGTTACAATCACAGACGGTCCTTTTAAGGATTTTGATGGTACCGTATCTGAAATTGATGAAGGAAAAGGTAAAGTTAAAATTTTAGTTTCAATATTTGGAAGAGAAACCCCCGTAGAATTAGACTTTTTACAGATTAGAAAGATATAAGCTAACAAAGGGTAAGGATAAAAATATGGCAAAACAAGTAAAAACCAAGATAAAGCTTCAGATAAGAGGCGGACAAGCAACTCCTGCACCTCCCGTAGGTTCTTCATTGGGTCAGCATGGAGTAAATATTATCGAATTTACTACTCAATTTAATGAGCATACTAAAGATAAAATGGGGCAATTAATTCCTGTTGTAATTACTATTTATGAAGACCGAACCTTTGATTTTGTTTTAAAAACTACTCCAGCTGCCGAACTCTTAAAAAAAGCAGCAGGGGTAGAAAAGGGTTCGGGTGTTCCTTATAAAGATAAAAAAGGTAAAGTTACAAAAGAACAGATAAGAGAAATAGCCGAGATTAAGATGCAAGATCTTAATGCTAACAGCACTGAGCAGGCAGAGAAGATTATTGCCGGTACTGCCCGTAGTATGGGGATTGAAGTAGAAAAATAATATTTTTAATAAAATAAAAAGTGGGAGCTCTGATATCCGTCGGGGCGCTTGACCACGAGGAGGAACAATGGCGAAAGAGGCCAAAAAGGAAGTTAAAAAGAAAGAAAAAAGTAAAAAAACTAAAGGAAAAGAAACTGAAAAAAAAGCGGAGGCTCTGACGCTCCAGCAGGAGCCGTCGGCCGGAGTCCCGATCGATAGCGTCGGGAAAATCAAGGAAGAAATCAAGAAACAGGAACCAGTAAAGAAAGATAGCTCGGATGAAAATTCTAAAAAAGAATTAAAGGAAGAAAAACCCAAGACACATAAGAAACATAAAATACATACTAAGAAGCGCGGTAAAAAATATAAAGAAGTATTAAAATTAGTTGATACAAACAAGAATTACTCTATCGAAGAAGCTATGGATTTAGCAATAAAAACCATTGCCACTAAATTTGATTCTTCAGTTGAAGCTCATATAAAGTTAGGTATTAAACCAGAGCAATCAGATCAAAATATAAGAACAGTTGCCGATTTGCCAGAAGGTACAGGGAAAACCGTTAAAGTTGCAGCTATTATCGGATCTGATAAGGAAAAAGAAGCAAAAGATGCTGGCGCTGATTTTTATGGCTCCGAGGATTTAGTATCCAAAATCGAAAAGGGGTTTTTGGATTTCGATGTAGTAATTGCTACTCCCGATATGATGGGGAAAATTGGTAAATTAGGTAGAATTTTGGGTACTAAAGGTATGATGCCAAATCCTAAAACAGAAACTGTAACTGACAATCCGGGTAAAGCGATTAAACAGATTAAGAGGGGAAGGGTTCAGATAAAAAATGATAAATTTGGAATAGTTCATGCTTCTTTTGGTAAGGTTTCTATGAGCAAAGATAAGCTTTTGAGCAACTTCGAAGCATTAATTGATACGGTTGTAAAAGCCAAGCCGCAATCTTCAAAAGGTAATTATTTAAAAAGCGCATTTTTAAGCACTACCATGGGCCCATCTATAAAATTAGACATAAGTAAAATACACCGTAAATAGATTTCAGTTTAGTATTTTTCTTTTTGCGGGAATCGTGTAAGATATAATTAGTTTTATAATGAGGACGAAATGAAGATTGGCGTAAAAAGAATAGATAAAACTATATCTTTGCCAAACAGTGCAAAGGATTCGATTAAGATTAATTTAATATCAAGAAGAGATGTAGTTATAGAGCCGGCAGAAAGTCGTTTAGTGCCGGTAAATGTTGTTGTTGATATCCCGAAAAATTATTTATTTTTAGTTACTCTTTCCCCTGACTTGGCTAAAAAGGGGTTAGTATTATTTGGGGGCCTTATTGTAATAGATTCAGCTGATAATAGTAAAGAAGAGCTAACATTACCTGTTTATAATTTTACAAAAGAAAGATCAGTTATTTTACAAGGCGAAATTGCAGCTCAAGGAGCATTGGTAAAGTCAGAATCTATTGCGTTTCAAGAAATAAAAAAATAATTATTTAAATAAATAATTTAAGATATTTTTAAGCCGGGTAGCCGGCTTTTTTGATAAGAATCATTTTTCTTCAGGAACATTCAAGCTATCCCAAGTTTGTTTGTTTACAAATTTGGTAAGCTTTGTTCCATCGTCATCGACAGCCCGAACCGCATATCTTGTTGCTCCACGCGCCTTAAAAGAAGTCTTTTTAAGATTATCATCGGGAACATTCACTTTTTGTCTCTTTCTAACATTATAAAATTCCATAATTCCTCCTGAAGCCTCGAAATATTTATTTCTTGCCCTGTACCGAGCCGCAAGGCGTCTGGTACAGGGCACTGTCGAGGCTGAAGCCCACCAAAAACTGTAAGTGAGGGTGGGCATATTACTGATTTTAATTTAACGACCATTACCTATTCAAAATTTACACATATTTATGCCCAAAATCATTAGATATTTTACTAGTGTTATCGCAAAGTTGGAAAAGGGGAGAAAGGATGATAATATTTAAACAATGGAAGTCGAAATTAAAGCAACAATAGAAGATTTTGATCCTATTTTAAGAAAATTAGAAGAAAAAGGAGCTGAATTTGATGAACCAAAAGAGCAGAAAGATATTTATTTAGGGATAAAAATAGAGAACCGGATGTATTAAAACCAGGCGTTTATGTTGTTAGAGTTAGACATTCAAAAAAAGGTGATTTTTTAGGTTATAAGGAAATTACAGATACAAAAGGAGTATGGAAAGAATACGAAACTAAAATAGATAATACAGAACAGGCGATTAATATTTTAAAATCAATTGGGTTAGTCGAGTTTTATACGATTGAAAAGGAAAGAATCACTGGGAAATTTTTAAAATTTGAATTGAATTTTGATAGAGTAAAAGGTTTGGGTGATTTTTTGGAAATAGAATTGATAAGCGATAATGGAGAAGAAGCCCAAAAAGAAATTAAGCAGTTTTTTAAGGAATTAGGTATAAACGAGGATAAACTGGAGAGAAGAGGGTATGGTGAGTTGTGGCAGGAAAAATATGGTGGCGGGTTTACAATTGACGAACAAAAATAAGGAGGAGGATAAATGTTTTTAGGTGTAGATGAATTATTAAAAAGGGTAAAAGAAGATAAATTGGTTGAGAATTTATGCGACCGTGAGCTTAATAATCCCGAAGGGACTGGTTTTGATTTGCGGGTAGCTGAGTTTTTTGAAATAAAAGGTGAAGGGTTTTTAGGCGAAACTGAACGTAAGACATGTGACATTGAATCAGTTGCTAAATACAAAGAAGGTGAAAAAAGAACGGTAAAAGTTAAGCCGGGAGATTTTTATTTGGTAAAAACTATAGAAAAAGTTAATTTACCTGATAATCTTGTTGGTTTTTTTAAGCCTAGAACCACTATGCAAAGAATGGGTATATTTTTAAGATCTTCTCAAGTTTCCCCAGGATATTCAGGCGAGCTTACATTTGCAATTAAAAATTTAGGTCCTTGTGAAGTCACAATAGAATTAGGGGCAAGAATAGCTCACGTTATTTTTGCAGAAGTTAAAGGTAAAACTCATTTATATAGAGGACAATGGCAGGGCGGACGGGTTTCTGCGACAGAAACCGAAACACAAGTTTAATTATTGAAAGTTTTAAAATAAAGCATCTTATTTCTGAAACACTCGTTTCGCTCCAGCGGCTTCGCTCGTTCTGCCTTCAACAAATTTTTTCCTGACACTTTCAGGAAAGCCAAGCAAATTTGTTTCAGGAGGTTCAGAAATAAAATGTTTTTAATAAAGATAAACAAGAGGATATATGTTAGAAAAAAAACACCCAGAATACCAATATCTAAATTTATTACAAGATATACTTGATAATGGTTCTGATAAGGAGCTATTTTTTACCCCGGAAATTCTAGAAGAATACAAGCATAAAGGAGAGGAACCGCCTTACATCAGGTCTGTTTTTGGCAGACAAATCCGTTTTGATCTAAATAAAGGATTCCCTCTTTTAACAACAAAAAAAGTTTTTCTAAAAGGCATAATCCATGAACTTTTATGGTTCTTAAAAGGAGATTCCAATATAAAATATCTGGTAGACAATGATGTGAGAATTTGGAACGAATGGGGCTGGAAAAGATACCACAAGCATTGCTTGCAAAATGAACCGCAAAACGATATGAGCCAGGAAGATTTTGTGGCAAAACTAAAATCGCTGCCCGCCACCGATCCTTTTGTAGGCAAGTGGGGGGATCTTATTACTGTTTATGGGAAAATGTGGCGAAAATGGCCAGCCTCTGACGGCAGAGAAATTGACCAATTAGGCTGGGTTATTGAAGGCTTGAAAGCAAAACCGTTTCGAAAATCATATGTGGTTTCGGCTTGGAATCCTGATTTTATCTATACTATGGCCTCAAAAGGCAATGCTAATGAGGTACCGCCGTTTTGCCACACGATGTATCAATTTGCTGTAACCGGAAAAAATAGATTGAATTTGGGGTTATATCAAAGAAGTGCTGATATATTCTTGGGCGTGCCTTTTAACATTACAAGTTATGCCCTGCTTTTGTTGATGGTAGCACAGGTAACTGGATTGGAAGTCGGAGAATTTGTTCATACTTTCGGCGATGTGCATATTTATTCAAATCATTTTGATGCTGTAAAAGAACAATTATCTAGGGAACCAAAGCCTTTTCCGGAAATGAAAATAAATCCGCAAATTAAAGATATAAATGGGTTTAAATATGAAGATTTTCAGATAGAAAATTACGATCCTTACCCAGCAATAAAAGCCGAAATAGCTAATATCGGAGGATTTTAAAATTAAGGTTTATGAAAAAAATAAAATTAAAATAAGCATAATTTAACTAAAAAGATGCCCACCCCAGGGGTGGGAAACGTGTTCACCCCTGGGGTGGAGGGAATTAGTGGGGAAATTGGGGATAATTTTTAACAATGGAAAGCAAACCAAAAATAAGCATAATTTGTGCCATATCAGAAAATAGGGCAATCGGTAAAGATAATAAACTTCTTTGGCATATTACTAATGATTTAAATAGATTTAAAGAGCTGACTTCTGGTCACGTAGTTTTAATGGGCAGAAATACATTTCTATCTATTGGCAGGCCTCTCCCTAATAGAACTAATATTATTATAACACAAGATAAAAGATATAAAGCTGCAGGATGCATTGTTTGCTATTCTTTAGAAGAAGCGATAGAAACCGCTAAACAATATGAAGAAGATGAAATATTTATAATCGGCGGCGGCCAAATTTATAAGCAGACTATAGGCTTGGTAGACAAGCTTTATTTAACGGTCGTAGAAAGTGAATTTGAAGCTGATACTTTTTTTCCGGATTATTCTGCATTTAAGAATGTTGTTTTTGAAAAGTCAGAAGAATCTGATGGATATAAATATAAGTTTTTGGAATTAGAAAGGTAGATATATGAATAAGATCAAAACAATAACTAAAGTTCTTGTTGGTGGATTAATAGTAAATATCCTTAGCTATTTTTATTACTTGTTAAAAGATTTGTGGTTTTCAACAAATATTATGCCTACTATAGGAGGATGTATCAAAGATGGCCCCATAATTGGATTTCCTATTAAGAGTCAAATTGTTTTAGGATGTACTTGTTGCGATCCGATAGCTCAGTTTTTATACTCAATATTTATATTTTTCCTAAATGTAGCTATTAGTTCTGTTGGCATTTATCTGGTTTTGTCTATATTCAAAAAATTAAAGCCTGTTAAATAGTAATTTACGACTTTTTTAGAAAAAGTCGCCCAAAAATCGCAAGCTCGCACAAAAAACCTAAAAATTAGCTGTTTTCAAGCTTTCGAATTCGAACGCCAAAGGCGGTCTCGTTCGGAGATGTTGACAATCTCCTTACTCGACTAGGTGAATTCTTACCTCTATCGAGGTTACTTGAAAACAATTGATTTTCTTAACGGCTTTTTGAGATGCTTGCATAAGAAACAAAAGCATTCTAAGAAATGTTCATAAAAACCAAGCTTATCTCTTACTTCTTCTAAAGTGCAGGGTTCTATCCAAGTTACAAAACGAGATCGAAATTAGGAAGAAAAAAAGACATCGGTTGGTGTCGGGGGTGTAGAGTTATTTAAGATAGGCAATGATACTTAGAGTAAATGCCACGATAGATAAGATTGAAACTGTTATGAACGGTGGTTTATATTTAGCATATTCTTCTTTTGCGCCTCGTTTTTTTGTGTCCCATAGCATGAGCGCGTGAATTAAACCGTATATTAGTACTATTGATCCTGAAACGACTTCTAGCCAGTCAAGGTTTATTGCTTTTAATTCAGGTAGAAAAATAATGGTTATAAACATAAATCCTATTACTGCACAGGCAATAATGGCTTTTATGGTTGATATGACGATACTCCTGGTTTTGTTATTTCTTTTGCATAGATATGCGATTGGATAATATACAGCAAATATCAAGAGCGGGATAGCCATTATTAAGTTGATTGTAGAAAAAAGCTTTCTATTAGGATTAAGCTCGTTTGGGTAGACAAACACATAGAAAAAAATAGATGCTAATAGTGTACATATAGCGATTATTTTTAAAATACCTTGAATAAGCCATATTATTGCTTCTAATTTTGCAACTCGTTCTATGATTTTCCTTGTCATTTATTCCATCCACCCTAAATCTTTTAAAGATTGGCATTCGTCACAGATTTTCTTGGGTGTATCAGGATCTGGTATATAATCTTCTGGTAGTTGGTCGGTTAAGGCTTTGCAATAATCACAATAAAAGTACATGTCAGATCCCGCATAAAGGGATCTATTATCAATTACTTTGGGTGTATTTTCTATTTTTCTACGTGATAGTTCTGCAAGAGTAAATGCTTTGTCTTTTTCAGTAGCTAATGTCATATCATTCACCTCTTTTCTATCTATTAGTTCTTTCATGATCATCAATGGTTCCTGTTTGTTTTGCTTCTTCTGAAATATATTTCTGGATAATCTCTATTACTTTTGCTACTTCTTTATGCCAGTAATTCTTTCTGGAAGAACTACAACAATTAATATTTGTTTTTTCTTCTGGGTTCATTTGAGTTCTAATAGTTATGCAACGGCATTCAGGACCACGTATCTTACCGTAAATACCCTGGCAATCATAACTGTAAACACTACTTTTAACGTCAATAATTTCTTCAATAGCCCCTATTTCATCTTCGAATCTCAATTCATGGTAACCAGGTTTTATTGCAAATTCTGCAATTCTTTTAGTAGTTTCCTCGTCAAAACGTATACTTACAGCATTACCGCAAGCATAAATCCATAAATGATATGAAATCAATTAACTGACCTCCTTTAAATCAAGGTACGAAATTATATGAGTATAATCATTCTTAAAACTATTGTCAATTACAGCTGTTTTTGTTATAGTTTATTCAAAGGTTGGAAGACCTTTATTTAATACTCACACTTTCTTATGGCTTTCCTGTCTCGATGAACATCGAGATTTAGTCAAATAAAAAAGAGAGTGGCGGCTCCGAATAATATCGGAGAAAAAGGAGAATCATCAAATGTCAGTAGAAATTAAAGAATTATTAGAAGCAGGCGCTCATTTCGGGCACAAATCTGAAAAATGGAATCCGAAAATGAAGCCTTTTATCTTTACCAAAAGGGGTGGTATCCACATTATTGATTTAACAAAGACCAAGGAAAAGCTTGAACAGGCCTTGGATTTTGTTAAGAAAATTTCTGAGCAGGGTAAGGTACTTATTTTCGTTGGTACTAAAAAACAAGCCCAGGAAATTATAAAAACAGAAGCCATCAGAGCCGGAATGCCATATGTAAATGAACGATGGTTAGGCGGAACGTTTACGAATTTTCAAACAATCATCAAACAGCTTAAGAAGCTTATTACCCTAAGAGAAGATAAAGAAAAAGGTGAGTGGGATAAATTCTCTAAGAAAGAGAAATCTTTAAAGCAAAAACAATTAGAAAAGCTTGAAAAATCTATTGGTGGATTAGAAAAACTAAGAGAACTTCCTAGCGCTCTTTAT
It includes:
- a CDS encoding transcription termination/antitermination protein NusG is translated as MARQIETGERQWYVIHTNSGYEDKVAENLNQRIEAYDMQDKIFSVIVPKEKRIEIKNGKRRTVEKRIFPGYVLVEMIVTDDSWYVVRNTPNVTGFVGSGTNPIPISDSELRIIQKRIGTEEPKYKINVNPGDAVTITDGPFKDFDGTVSEIDEGKGKVKILVSIFGRETPVELDFLQIRKI
- a CDS encoding preprotein translocase subunit SecE, whose amino-acid sequence is MKKIINYLKGAKSELEKVTWPTRKEAVRLTFVVIGLSFVFAAFIGALDLLFSSLIQRVIGQ
- the thyA gene encoding thymidylate synthase, producing MLEKKHPEYQYLNLLQDILDNGSDKELFFTPEILEEYKHKGEEPPYIRSVFGRQIRFDLNKGFPLLTTKKVFLKGIIHELLWFLKGDSNIKYLVDNDVRIWNEWGWKRYHKHCLQNEPQNDMSQEDFVAKLKSLPATDPFVGKWGDLITVYGKMWRKWPASDGREIDQLGWVIEGLKAKPFRKSYVVSAWNPDFIYTMASKGNANEVPPFCHTMYQFAVTGKNRLNLGLYQRSADIFLGVPFNITSYALLLLMVAQVTGLEVGEFVHTFGDVHIYSNHFDAVKEQLSREPKPFPEMKINPQIKDINGFKYEDFQIENYDPYPAIKAEIANIGGF
- the rplK gene encoding 50S ribosomal protein L11 encodes the protein MAKQVKTKIKLQIRGGQATPAPPVGSSLGQHGVNIIEFTTQFNEHTKDKMGQLIPVVITIYEDRTFDFVLKTTPAAELLKKAAGVEKGSGVPYKDKKGKVTKEQIREIAEIKMQDLNANSTEQAEKIIAGTARSMGIEVEK
- a CDS encoding diacylglycerol kinase encodes the protein MESKPKISIICAISENRAIGKDNKLLWHITNDLNRFKELTSGHVVLMGRNTFLSIGRPLPNRTNIIITQDKRYKAAGCIVCYSLEEAIETAKQYEEDEIFIIGGGQIYKQTIGLVDKLYLTVVESEFEADTFFPDYSAFKNVVFEKSEESDGYKYKFLELER
- the rpsB gene encoding 30S ribosomal protein S2, which encodes MSVEIKELLEAGAHFGHKSEKWNPKMKPFIFTKRGGIHIIDLTKTKEKLEQALDFVKKISEQGKVLIFVGTKKQAQEIIKTEAIRAGMPYVNERWLGGTFTNFQTIIKQLKKLITLREDKEKGEWDKFSKKEKSLKQKQLEKLEKSIGGLEKLRELPSALYVVDSTREHLAIKEAKKMNIPAIAIVDSNGDPNDVDYPIPANDDAIKVVKFITTKMADAILEVKPVKEEEKDFREEKTEEGKKL
- a CDS encoding 50S ribosomal protein L1; the encoded protein is MAKEAKKEVKKKEKSKKTKGKETEKKAEALTLQQEPSAGVPIDSVGKIKEEIKKQEPVKKDSSDENSKKELKEEKPKTHKKHKIHTKKRGKKYKEVLKLVDTNKNYSIEEAMDLAIKTIATKFDSSVEAHIKLGIKPEQSDQNIRTVADLPEGTGKTVKVAAIIGSDKEKEAKDAGADFYGSEDLVSKIEKGFLDFDVVIATPDMMGKIGKLGRILGTKGMMPNPKTETVTDNPGKAIKQIKRGRVQIKNDKFGIVHASFGKVSMSKDKLLSNFEALIDTVVKAKPQSSKGNYLKSAFLSTTMGPSIKLDISKIHRK